The nucleotide window TGCGGCATGCTCTCGATCGCAATGAATATCAAATATCCCGAATTCTTTGCAGCTTCCTTCCTCGTTGCCTGCCAATGGGGTGCTGAACTTGTTGAGCCAATGAAAGATGACAGGCTGTTTATCGTGGTATCGGCCGAAGACCAAAAGGCATATCCCGGTCAGAATGCGATAACACAAGCCCTCGAAGGATTTGGCGCGACCGTGAATCGCGCAATTTAGGTCGTAAACTCATAAAAATTGTTTGATTTCAGCCGAGATTGTGATTCAAGGATTCCAGACTAAGGAGCCTTGCATGACACGCCGCCGTTATGAATTGACCGACTTCGAATGGTCCATCATCGAACCTTTGTTACCGAACAAATCTCGAGGAGTTGCCCGTGTTGATGATCGCCGGGTGCTGAATGGTATCCTTTGGCGCTTTCGCACTGGTTCACCCTGGGCCGATATCCCCGAACGATATGGTCCCTATACGACCTGCTACAATCGGTTTGTCCGTTGGCGCAAAGCCTGTATCTGGGATCGACTTCTTCAAGCGGTTTCCGAGGCTTATGACGGTGACATCGTCATGATCGATAGTTCTTGTGTTCGGGTCCATCAACATGGTGCCACGGCAAAAAGGGGGATCAGGATGATGGTTGCATGGGACGTTCCCGGGGCGGCTTGACCACCAAGATCCACGCTTTGGTTGATGCAGAAGGCCGACCAATTGACCTGCGCCTGAGTGCCGGACAAGTCCATGACAGCCGCCCCGCTGATGATATGCTCGACATCATGAGAGCCGATACAATCATCCTTGCGGATAAGGCTTATGACAGTAACGCCATCCGGACAAAAGCCAAAGAACGGGGTGCTTGGGCGAACATCCCGCCCAAACGAAATCGCAAGGCATCCGTGACCTTTTCAAAATGGGTTTATAAACAGCGCAATGCAGTGGAACGCTTCTTCAACAAAATCAAACAGTTCCGCGCAATCGCCACCAGATATGATAAGAACCCGCTGAACTTTCTGGCAGCCATCAAACTCGTCGCAGCACTGGTCTGGATCAGAAGTTTATGAGTCTACGGCCTAGTTGTTTGATCCCAGGCTTTGATGGTGCACCTTTCTCATTTGAATGGAGGGAAGCACTATGGGCCAAGTTCTACACGGCAGCGCCACGACGACAAAGACAGTCCGTCGAGCAATACAAAATAGTCAAGAGAGCCTGAGAGCGCTTTCGAAGCGATATGGCATCAATCAGAAAACGGTCGTGAAGTGGAAGAAGCGTGCTTCACAAACGGACTTGAGAACCGGGCCGAAGGAACCACGTTCGACGGTGCTGTCGCGGCAAGAAGAAGCGACCATTGTCGCCTTCCGCAGGCACACCTTGCTGCCTCTCGACGACTGCCTTTATGCACTCCAGCCGACAATCCCACATCTGACGCGCTCCTCACTACACAGATGCCTGCAAAGACATGGAGTTTCACGGCTACCAAATGTCGAAGGCGACAAGCAGCCAAAGAAGCGTTTCAAGAGCTATCCGATCGGCTATTTCCATATCGATATTGCTGAGGTGCAGACAGCTGAAGGCAAGATCTATCTCTTTGTGGCTATTGACCGGACATCCAAGTATGCCTTCGTCGAACTCTATACCAAGGCAGGAAAGATGAATGCTGCACAGTTCCTGCGTAATCTGGTCGCAACTGTGCCCTATACCATCCATACCGTTCTGACCGACAATGGCATCCAGTTCACTAACCGGGCGCGCGATCTCCATGAGGTCAAGCACATCTTTGACCGGGTCTGCACTGGAAACGGCATTGAACACCGCCTGACAAAGGTGAAGCACCCATGGACCAACGGTCAGGTCGAGAGGATGAACCGGACGATTAAGGATGCCACCGTCAAACGGTTCCATTACGGCGGTCACGAGCAACTCCAGAAGCATCTGGCTGTTTTCATCGACGCCTACAACTTCGCTAGACGATTGAAGACGCTAAGGGGCCTGACCCCATACGAATTCATCTGCAAAAAGTGGACAGAGGAACCGGAAAAATTCAAAATAAATCCGATCCATCAAATCCCGGGACCAAACACCTAGTATGATCAAAGCCTATAGTGTAGAGGAACTGATCGCCCGTGGCGCTCCGCAGTGCTTCACGGTCAATTCCTCGCAATGGAAAGCAAAGCTGGTCGACTGGTTCGAGAATGATGAGAGCGGGCCACAGCGCACGCTCTACCCGGCCCAATATGAGCAGATCCTGATTGATCTTCTTTCTTACGGCTTCGCACTTCTGGGGCAGGAAGGGCAGATCGCGTCGAAACAGCGCTGGCTGCTCTTTGCCGAGGGCAAGCATCTCGATGTCGTTGCCGCCAACAATTCCACCTATCGACTGAAAGCGGCGGCTGCGACCTGCGAGCTGGAAATCACGTTGGATGAAGCTCTGGCCGAAAACTTCTTTCTGCCTGAAGGCACCGTTGTCGTTGGTGGCGATTTTGCCTTTGCGACCGATGAGCAACTGGTGATCGAGGCAGGTCAAGTGTCCGGTACCGTGGGGGCCACTGCCACTGAGGAGGGGGACGCGGCGAACGGTTTGGGCATTGGCCAGATCAATGCCTTTCAGGTTCCTCTGGCCGGTGTTTCTGTTGCCAATCTGACCAAGACGGAAGGCGGGGCCGATGAAGAGGACGACGCCAGCCTGCGCATGCGTGCGGCCTATGCCCATGACCGGATCTCCAAAGCGGGGCCAAGGGAAAGCTACCGCCAACAGGTTCTGGCCTTCAGCTCTGCCATTGTCGCCGTCGCGGTGGTTCGGCCCGAGCCCGGTCATATCTGGATTTATGTCCTGCTTGAGGACGGTGTCCCGTCAGCGGACTATTGCGCCCGCGTTGCCGAATGGCTCGATCCGGAAGGCAAGCGCCCTCAAGGGGACGATGTTTCTGTCTTTCCTGCCGAAGCCGTGAGTTTTAGCATTAGTGGGACTGCCTTTGTCTCTGGCAATGCCTCTGCGGCCAAGACCAGCCTTGAAAGCGATCTGGCTACTGCCGCAGAAATCTGGCAACGCGGGCTAGGTTCCTATCTGGCGCTTTCGGCCTTAACCGTTGTCGCCCGGAACAGCTTTTCCAATCTCATTGATATCGATCTGGACGTGACCGGTCTGGATGACCGTCAGTTGGAGCCGCATCAGTTCGGCGTAGTCACCGCTATCGATCTGGCAGTGGAGGTCGCTGATGGCTGATCAGGCAGTCACACGCGGCATTCCGCAAAAGGCCATTCCTCCCGGCATCAATGACGAGCGCACGCGTGTTCTCGTGGCGGCGTTCAATGCGATGGCATCGGACTTTGATTTCTCCGGCTTGCTTATGCGCACCGGAGAGGAAATCTCGGACGAAGCCCTTTGCTGTGCCGTTCATGATTTCTCTCTGACCGAGTTCATCGGCCCGGATGGCTTGCCTGCCAAGCTGGTGCGCAAGCTCATTGATGATGCATGGCCTCTGCATGAACAGCAGGGCACGGACGCCGGTGTGAAACTGGGGCAAGAGCTCTTGGGCATTGGTGTCGAGATTGAACACTGGTGGCAGAAGGAGCCGGAAGGCTATCACGATACGCATACCATCACGCTCAATCTGGGGGACAGTGACGCCCCTGTGATTGAACCTCTGGGGCTGGAGGTGCAGCAAACTGCCCTGAAGACAATTGAGGCAACAAAGCGCTGGAGCCAGCAAACAGATCTCATCTGGCAGACCCGCGCCCGCATGGACCTCTATGTTCATGCCGTTGTCCAGGAGCTTAACGAGACAAAGATCCTGCCTCCGATCACGACTGATCTTGAAAGCGCCATGACACTGGGGCTTGCGG belongs to uncultured Cohaesibacter sp. and includes:
- a CDS encoding IS481 family transposase yields the protein MGQVLHGSATTTKTVRRAIQNSQESLRALSKRYGINQKTVVKWKKRASQTDLRTGPKEPRSTVLSRQEEATIVAFRRHTLLPLDDCLYALQPTIPHLTRSSLHRCLQRHGVSRLPNVEGDKQPKKRFKSYPIGYFHIDIAEVQTAEGKIYLFVAIDRTSKYAFVELYTKAGKMNAAQFLRNLVATVPYTIHTVLTDNGIQFTNRARDLHEVKHIFDRVCTGNGIEHRLTKVKHPWTNGQVERMNRTIKDATVKRFHYGGHEQLQKHLAVFIDAYNFARRLKTLRGLTPYEFICKKWTEEPEKFKINPIHQIPGPNT
- a CDS encoding IS5 family transposase (programmed frameshift); protein product: MTRRRYELTDFEWSIIEPLLPNKSRGVARVDDRRVLNGILWRFRTGSPWADIPERYGPYTTCYNRFVRWRKACIWDRLLQAVSEAYDGDIVMIDSSCVRVHQHGANGKKGDQDDGCMGRSRGGLTTKIHALVDAEGRPIDLRLSAGQVHDSRPADDMLDIMRADTIILADKAYDSNAIRTKAKERGAWANIPPKRNRKASVTFSKWVYKQRNAVERFFNKIKQFRAIATRYDKNPLNFLAAIKLVAALVWIRSL
- a CDS encoding phage tail protein I, producing MADQAVTRGIPQKAIPPGINDERTRVLVAAFNAMASDFDFSGLLMRTGEEISDEALCCAVHDFSLTEFIGPDGLPAKLVRKLIDDAWPLHEQQGTDAGVKLGQELLGIGVEIEHWWQKEPEGYHDTHTITLNLGDSDAPVIEPLGLEVQQTALKTIEATKRWSQQTDLIWQTRARMDLYVHAVVQELNETKILPPITTDLESAMTLGLAASLSVGNVIHIRPKAVTHVQQTMRLNVGGTIASRTVSQLRPWSPGRLRSPALYFAAMMIRPFRSTVIIYPR
- a CDS encoding baseplate J/gp47 family protein, whose translation is MIKAYSVEELIARGAPQCFTVNSSQWKAKLVDWFENDESGPQRTLYPAQYEQILIDLLSYGFALLGQEGQIASKQRWLLFAEGKHLDVVAANNSTYRLKAAAATCELEITLDEALAENFFLPEGTVVVGGDFAFATDEQLVIEAGQVSGTVGATATEEGDAANGLGIGQINAFQVPLAGVSVANLTKTEGGADEEDDASLRMRAAYAHDRISKAGPRESYRQQVLAFSSAIVAVAVVRPEPGHIWIYVLLEDGVPSADYCARVAEWLDPEGKRPQGDDVSVFPAEAVSFSISGTAFVSGNASAAKTSLESDLATAAEIWQRGLGSYLALSALTVVARNSFSNLIDIDLDVTGLDDRQLEPHQFGVVTAIDLAVEVADG